A part of Rhipicephalus microplus isolate Deutch F79 chromosome 8, USDA_Rmic, whole genome shotgun sequence genomic DNA contains:
- the LOC142768632 gene encoding uncharacterized protein LOC142768632 isoform X2: MGEKLTTVRQFPPDKLCDYIFYDSLYKEGNHNLLPDPASYTESLNTFLGNHRDYRHTTLGIGFAFDFLAKAEEDLKVANHSPLEAFWNRAIFHAGILDTPIMPTRYHTKAAVGTLKNINRLLDIQRSRGATVVTAISVSHPGLSWAISFAEDFRELRFTPHLFISIGHYRLGDDKRGVCYIVPQTRDPDDIPTPDIFEDYNFNLVCPSAVARPVSSLNYSTKHHAMITYVPKIDRTFTYDNEQAFAEKLCHVKALGTDVPFGVAVYDIDYDDYYNKCHNLNIYGTHSRLKALRKVVDYFKNNTTSFNETACRTFVAG; this comes from the exons ATGGGCGAGAAGCTTACCACGGTTCGCCAGTTCCCGCCAGACAAACTGTGCGACTACATATTCTACGATTCGTTGTACAAGGAAGGCAACCACAACCTACTTCCTGATCCTGCCAGCTACACGGAGAGCCTGAACACTTTCCTCGGGAACCACCGCGACTACCGACACACGACGCTTGGCATCGGCTTCGCTTTCGA cttTCTCGCGAAGGCGGAGGAAGATCTGAAAGTGGCCAACCACAGTCCACTTGAAGCTTTTTGGAACCGGGCCATTTTCCATGCCGGAATTCTCGACACTCCCATAATGCCGACTCGATACCACACAAAAGCTGCCGTAGGAACACTGAAG AATATAAACCGGCTGCTGGACATCCAAAGAAGCCGTGGTGCGACAGTAGTCACGGCAATCTCTGTGTCACATCCGGGCCTTTCTTGGGCCATCAGCTTTGCCGAGGACTTCAG AGAGCTCCGCTTCACGCCGCATTTGTTCATCTCGATCGGTCACTACCGACTCGGTGACGACAAGCGTGGCGTCTGCTACATCGTGCCCCAAACGCGCGACCCTGATGACATTCCGACTCCAGACATCTTTGAAGACTACAACTTCAACTTG GTGTGCCCCAgcgcagttgctcggcccgtgtcTTCGTTGAATTATTCGACCAAGCACCACGCCATGATTACCTATGTGCCCAAGATCGACCGCACCTTTACCTACGATAACGAACAGGCATTTGCTGAGAAG TTGTGCCACGTGAAGGCCCTTGGAACCGACGTGCCGTTCGGCGTCGCGGTCTACGACATAGACTACGATGACTACTACAACAAATGCCACAACCTCAACATATACGGCACCCACAGCCGCTTGAAGGCGCTTCGGAAAGTAGTGGATTACTTCAAGAATAATACGACGTCGTTCAACGAGACCGCCTGCAGAACTTTCGTCGCGGGTTAG
- the LOC142768632 gene encoding uncharacterized protein LOC142768632 isoform X1 has product MGEKLTTVRQFPPDKLCDYIFYDSLYKEGNHNLLPDPASYTESLNTFLGNHRDYRHTTLGIGFAFDFLAKAEEDLKVANHSPLEAFWNRAIFHAGILDTPIMPTRYHTKAAVGTLKNINRLLDIQRSRGATVVTAISVSHPGLSWAISFAEDFRELRFTPHLFISIGHYRLGDDKRGVCYIVPQTRDPDDIPTPDIFEDYNFNLATPMYQLQWLYTNGTNTKGVVSVTLKGRWAHPVSPARVGFYDPCWSEAIPFGSYTEVCPSAVARPVSSLNYSTKHHAMITYVPKIDRTFTYDNEQAFAEKLCHVKALGTDVPFGVAVYDIDYDDYYNKCHNLNIYGTHSRLKALRKVVDYFKNNTTSFNETACRTFVAG; this is encoded by the exons ATGGGCGAGAAGCTTACCACGGTTCGCCAGTTCCCGCCAGACAAACTGTGCGACTACATATTCTACGATTCGTTGTACAAGGAAGGCAACCACAACCTACTTCCTGATCCTGCCAGCTACACGGAGAGCCTGAACACTTTCCTCGGGAACCACCGCGACTACCGACACACGACGCTTGGCATCGGCTTCGCTTTCGA cttTCTCGCGAAGGCGGAGGAAGATCTGAAAGTGGCCAACCACAGTCCACTTGAAGCTTTTTGGAACCGGGCCATTTTCCATGCCGGAATTCTCGACACTCCCATAATGCCGACTCGATACCACACAAAAGCTGCCGTAGGAACACTGAAG AATATAAACCGGCTGCTGGACATCCAAAGAAGCCGTGGTGCGACAGTAGTCACGGCAATCTCTGTGTCACATCCGGGCCTTTCTTGGGCCATCAGCTTTGCCGAGGACTTCAG AGAGCTCCGCTTCACGCCGCATTTGTTCATCTCGATCGGTCACTACCGACTCGGTGACGACAAGCGTGGCGTCTGCTACATCGTGCCCCAAACGCGCGACCCTGATGACATTCCGACTCCAGACATCTTTGAAGACTACAACTTCAACTTG GCTACTCCCATGTACCAACTCCAATGGCTCTACACCAATGGGACGAACACCAAAGGCGTCGTGTCGGTTACGCTGAAAGGACGTTGGGCACACCCCGTAAGCCCCGCGAGAGTTGGCTTCTATGACCCATGCTGGTCCGAAGCCATCCCGTTCGGCAGCTACACTGAA GTGTGCCCCAgcgcagttgctcggcccgtgtcTTCGTTGAATTATTCGACCAAGCACCACGCCATGATTACCTATGTGCCCAAGATCGACCGCACCTTTACCTACGATAACGAACAGGCATTTGCTGAGAAG TTGTGCCACGTGAAGGCCCTTGGAACCGACGTGCCGTTCGGCGTCGCGGTCTACGACATAGACTACGATGACTACTACAACAAATGCCACAACCTCAACATATACGGCACCCACAGCCGCTTGAAGGCGCTTCGGAAAGTAGTGGATTACTTCAAGAATAATACGACGTCGTTCAACGAGACCGCCTGCAGAACTTTCGTCGCGGGTTAG